One Patescibacteria group bacterium DNA segment encodes these proteins:
- the ruvX gene encoding Holliday junction resolvase RuvX, giving the protein MSILGLDYGEKRVGLAISDPEDRIALKYKTILLEDARELLLEELKKVCQEEEVKRVVIGLPISLSGQDSKQTKAVREFAEYVRMKLNLDVQLEDERLTSVEAERTQAKDIDEESARLILQTYLDRRKKFRR; this is encoded by the coding sequence ATGTCTATTCTCGGTTTAGATTATGGCGAGAAGCGCGTTGGTTTAGCTATTAGCGACCCGGAAGATCGGATTGCCTTAAAATATAAAACCATTCTTTTAGAAGACGCAAGAGAGCTTTTATTAGAAGAATTGAAAAAAGTTTGCCAAGAAGAAGAGGTAAAGCGCGTTGTTATCGGTTTGCCGATTTCTTTATCTGGTCAGGATTCAAAACAAACAAAAGCCGTGCGTGAATTCGCGGAATATGTTAGAATGAAATTAAACTTAGATGTTCAATTGGAGGATGAACGTTTAACGAGCGTGGAAGCGGAAAGAACGCAGGCGAAGGACATAGATGAAGAGAGCGCGCGTTTAATTTTACAAACCTATTTAGACAGACGAAAAAAATTTCGCAGATAA
- the map gene encoding type I methionyl aminopeptidase, with translation MFSLKNPEEIRIMREGGIILARILKKISRETRAGVSAIYLNELAESEIKKEGGEPAFKNYEGFPASLCVSVNSEVVHGVPQGKVIRKGDVVGLDLGLKYKSLHTDAAVTVVVGEASREIQKFVQDCRQALYLGIRQVKSGHHIGDISSAVQSFVEQNGYSVVRQLVGHGIGYQVHEEPRVPNYGEKGKGLLLCTGMTFCIEPMINMGEAQVEIKEDGHTFRTADRSLSAHFEHTVAITDRGCLILTED, from the coding sequence ATGTTTAGTTTGAAGAATCCGGAGGAGATTCGGATTATGCGTGAAGGAGGAATAATTCTCGCACGCATTTTAAAAAAAATAAGTCGTGAAACGCGAGCCGGCGTTAGCGCCATTTATTTAAATGAGCTTGCGGAATCTGAAATTAAGAAAGAGGGAGGAGAGCCTGCCTTTAAAAATTATGAGGGTTTTCCGGCATCGCTTTGTGTTTCCGTAAACAGCGAGGTAGTGCATGGCGTGCCTCAAGGCAAAGTCATTCGGAAGGGAGACGTGGTTGGTCTGGATTTGGGGTTGAAATACAAGAGTTTACACACAGATGCCGCCGTGACTGTGGTTGTGGGAGAGGCGAGCAGAGAAATTCAAAAATTCGTGCAGGATTGCCGCCAAGCGCTTTATTTAGGCATTAGGCAGGTAAAAAGCGGTCATCATATCGGTGATATTTCTTCAGCGGTTCAGAGCTTTGTGGAACAAAACGGGTATTCCGTGGTGAGACAATTAGTGGGCCATGGAATTGGCTACCAAGTTCATGAGGAGCCACGCGTTCCTAATTATGGAGAGAAGGGCAAGGGTCTGCTCTTGTGTACCGGCATGACTTTTTGCATTGAACCAATGATTAATATGGGAGAAGCGCAAGTGGAAATAAAAGAGGATGGCCACACCTTTCGGACTGCGGATAGGAGTTTATCGGCGCATTTTGAACACACCGTGGCGATTACAGATAGGGGGTGTCTCATTTTAACAGAAGACTAG
- the secY gene encoding preprotein translocase subunit SecY has protein sequence MANNWEKLISIFKIRDLRKKIFFVLGMLVLFRVAAHIPVPGVDVEALRQFFTGNQFFGLLDIFSGGGLSNFSVVMLGVGPYITASIVFQLLTMIIPRLEELAKEGESGRQKINQWTRYLTVPLALLQTYSTINLLNRGGRMIITDVSPLNIATIVLTVTAGTLFLMWIGELISEKGIGNGVSLIIFAGIVARIPSDIVRTFKVFDTSQMINLVVFLGIAILVIGGIVFVTEGQRNIPVAYAKRVRGMRMYGGTSTHLPLRVNQAGVIPIIFALSIMLFPGMIANFLVGSGVLWLSHFAQSIANLFQNQIFYGSLYFVMVILFTYFYTAVTFNPPQIAENIQKQGGFVPGIRPGRATAEYLHKVLNRITLAGAFFLGFVAILPFIAQSLTKIQTLTIGGTGILIVVSVVLETMKQIRSQMQMRDYDAF, from the coding sequence ATGGCTAACAACTGGGAAAAATTGATTTCCATATTTAAAATTCGTGATTTGCGCAAGAAGATTTTTTTTGTCTTAGGCATGCTCGTGCTTTTTCGGGTCGCCGCGCATATTCCTGTCCCCGGGGTTGATGTGGAGGCGCTGCGCCAATTTTTTACCGGGAACCAGTTTTTTGGTTTATTGGACATTTTTTCCGGTGGCGGATTGTCCAATTTTTCCGTGGTGATGCTGGGAGTAGGCCCTTATATTACCGCCTCTATCGTTTTCCAACTCCTCACAATGATTATCCCCAGGCTTGAGGAATTAGCCAAAGAGGGAGAGAGCGGAAGGCAGAAAATTAACCAATGGACCCGTTATTTAACCGTGCCGCTTGCCCTTCTGCAGACTTATAGCACAATTAATCTTCTTAATCGCGGAGGGAGAATGATTATTACCGATGTTTCTCCTTTGAATATAGCGACCATAGTCTTGACCGTCACAGCGGGTACATTATTTTTAATGTGGATTGGGGAATTGATTTCCGAGAAGGGGATTGGCAATGGTGTCTCTTTAATTATTTTCGCGGGTATCGTAGCGCGTATCCCTAGCGACATCGTCCGCACTTTCAAGGTTTTTGACACTTCTCAAATGATTAACCTTGTTGTTTTTTTAGGGATTGCCATTTTAGTAATCGGAGGAATTGTGTTTGTAACGGAGGGACAGCGTAATATTCCAGTCGCTTACGCGAAAAGAGTGCGAGGAATGCGGATGTATGGCGGCACTTCCACCCATCTTCCTTTACGGGTAAATCAAGCGGGCGTAATCCCAATTATTTTTGCTCTTTCTATTATGCTTTTTCCGGGTATGATCGCGAATTTTTTGGTTGGCTCTGGTGTTCTCTGGCTTTCTCATTTTGCGCAGAGCATCGCTAATCTTTTTCAAAACCAGATTTTCTACGGCAGCCTTTATTTTGTTATGGTCATTCTCTTTACTTATTTTTACACTGCGGTTACTTTTAACCCTCCCCAGATTGCGGAGAATATTCAAAAACAAGGCGGCTTTGTGCCGGGGATTAGGCCCGGAAGGGCTACCGCGGAGTATCTCCATAAGGTTTTAAATCGCATTACCTTGGCAGGGGCGTTTTTCTTAGGTTTTGTCGCCATTTTGCCGTTTATTGCCCAAAGTCTTACCAAAATCCAGACCTTAACTATTGGAGGGACGGGAATTTTGATTGTGGTGAGCGTGGTTTTAGAAACAATGAAACAGATTCGCAGCCAGATGCAGATGAGGGATTATGACGCGTTTTAA
- a CDS encoding glycosyltransferase family 2 protein: protein MPEIHLSVIIPAYNEEKRIAATLRDIYDYLKKQSFESEILLLDDGSRDKTVEVARSLDIPNLKVIDNSENHGKGYVVRQGMLEARGSYRLFTDADNSTKISELEKFWPYFQNGFDVVIGSIEIKGSIVHERAAWYRRTLGKLAKILIRMVLIWEIHDTQRGFKCFTAESAVKIFPKQTIERWGFDMEILQIAKKQGFKIKELPVSWENPAGSKVTLGSYLSSFRELMRIKWNSLRGKYK from the coding sequence ATGCCTGAAATCCATCTTTCAGTGATTATTCCCGCTTATAATGAAGAGAAAAGGATTGCCGCGACCTTGAGAGATATTTATGATTATTTAAAAAAACAGAGCTTTGAAAGTGAAATTTTGCTTTTAGATGATGGTTCTCGCGATAAGACGGTAGAGGTGGCCCGATCCTTAGATATTCCGAATCTTAAAGTTATTGACAATTCAGAGAATCACGGCAAGGGTTATGTTGTGCGGCAGGGAATGTTGGAGGCTCGAGGCTCTTATCGTTTGTTTACGGATGCGGATAATTCCACCAAAATTTCCGAATTGGAAAAATTTTGGCCTTATTTTCAAAATGGTTTTGATGTCGTGATTGGTTCTATTGAAATTAAAGGCAGCATAGTTCATGAAAGGGCAGCTTGGTATCGCCGGACCTTGGGGAAACTCGCCAAAATTTTAATCCGCATGGTTCTGATTTGGGAGATTCACGACACCCAAAGAGGCTTTAAGTGTTTTACAGCCGAGAGCGCTGTGAAGATTTTTCCGAAACAAACAATTGAGCGTTGGGGTTTTGATATGGAAATTCTGCAGATTGCCAAAAAGCAGGGGTTTAAAATTAAGGAATTGCCTGTATCTTGGGAGAATCCCGCGGGGAGCAAGGTAACCTTAGGGTCTTATCTTTCCTCATTTCGAGAGTTAATGAGGATTAAATGGAACAGCTTAAGAGGGAAGTACAAATAA
- a CDS encoding nucleoside monophosphate kinase has protein sequence MLNIIITGPQGSGKGTQAKLLAKRYNLEHIEAGKLLRDLVKMGNPAGQKINPYLLRGTLVPTRILIEEVLKPRLSKVPSEKGLVFDGIPRRLREAKALEEILASLGRKISYVFYIEISEKETYKRLGKRLTCKGCSRSFILGVDVADPKEQCPHCGSVLYQREDDTEAAIRKRLEIFKCDTIPVIEYFRKKNLVTRINGEQSIKKVHEDIIAVIGK, from the coding sequence ATGTTAAATATTATCATCACCGGTCCGCAAGGCTCGGGCAAGGGAACACAAGCGAAACTTTTGGCGAAAAGATATAATTTAGAACACATTGAAGCGGGGAAGCTTTTACGCGATTTAGTGAAGATGGGCAATCCGGCAGGGCAGAAAATTAATCCCTATCTTTTACGAGGCACTCTCGTGCCCACGCGTATTTTGATTGAGGAGGTTCTAAAACCAAGATTAAGTAAAGTACCTTCGGAAAAAGGCTTGGTTTTTGACGGGATTCCCCGCCGTCTGCGTGAAGCGAAAGCCTTGGAAGAAATTCTTGCCTCCTTAGGGAGAAAAATTAGCTATGTGTTCTATATAGAGATATCCGAGAAAGAGACATACAAACGTTTAGGCAAACGATTGACTTGCAAGGGGTGTAGCCGATCCTTTATTTTAGGCGTAGATGTCGCAGATCCCAAGGAGCAATGTCCTCATTGCGGCAGTGTTTTATACCAAAGGGAGGATGACACAGAAGCGGCGATTAGAAAGCGCCTGGAGATTTTTAAATGTGACACAATACCTGTTATTGAGTATTTTCGGAAAAAGAATCTTGTAACTCGGATTAATGGTGAGCAATCTATTAAAAAAGTACACGAGGATATTATAGCTGTAATTGGTAAGTGA